A single genomic interval of Suncus etruscus isolate mSunEtr1 chromosome 10, mSunEtr1.pri.cur, whole genome shotgun sequence harbors:
- the POMGNT2 gene encoding protein O-linked-mannose beta-1,4-N-acetylglucosaminyltransferase 2, with protein sequence MHLSAVLNALLVSVLAAVLWKHVRLCEHAATLEEELAVGRQASEQAPVLRVNYPKALQMLTESGTHMVCSGRTHTDRVCRFKWLCYSNEAEEFIFFHGNISVMLPNLGSRRFQPALLDLSTVEDHNTQYFNFVELPTAALRFMPKPVFVPDVAFILNRFNPDNLMHVFHDDLLPLFYTLRQFPGLAQEARLFFMEGWGEGAHFDLYRLLSPKQPLLRTQLKSLGRLLCFAQAFVGLSKITTWYQYGFVQPQGPKANILVSGTEIRQFAFYMTRKLNVSHTGSPLGEEYILVFSRTQNRLILNEAELLLALAQEFQMKTVRVTLEDHSFADVVRLVSYASMLVSMHGAQLVTALFLPRGATVVELFPYAVNPDHYTPYKTLATLPGMDLQYVAWRNMIPENTVTHPERPWDQGGITHLDRAEQARILQSQEVPRHLCCRNPEWLFRIYQDTKVDIPSLVQSIRQVVKGRPGQRKQKWTVGLYPGKVREARCQASVQGASEARLSVSWQIPWNLKYLKVREVKYEVWLQEQGENTYVPYILTLQNHTFTENIKPFTTYLVWVRCIFNKNLQGPFADVLVCNT encoded by the coding sequence ATGCACCTCTCAGCTGTGCTCAATGCCCTGCTGGTGTCAGTGCTGGCTGCAGTCCTTTGGAAGCACGTGCGGCTCTGTGAGCATGCGGCCACCCTGGAGGAGGAGCTGGCCGTGGGTCGCCAAGCCTCCGAGCAGGCCCCCGTGCTAAGGGTCAACTACCCCAAGGCCCTGCAGATGCTGACGGAGAGCGGGACGCACATGGTGTGCAGCGGCCGAACGCACACGGACCGGGTCTGCCGCTTCAAGTGGCTCTGCTACTCCAACGAGGCGGAGGAGTTCATCTTCTTCCATGGCAACATCTCCGTCATGCTGCCCAACCTGGGCTCCCGGCGCTTCCAGCCGGCCCTGCTCGACCTGTCCACCGTCGAGGACCACAACACCCAGTACTTCAACTTCGTGGAGCTGCCAACTGCGGCCTTGCGTTTCATGCCCAAGCCAGTATTTGTTCCTGACGTGGCCTTCATCCTCAACCGCTTCAACCCCGACAACCTGATGCACGTCTTCCATGATGACCTGCTGCCTCTCTTCTACACGCTGCGCCAGTTCCCGGGCCTGGCGCAGGAGGCACGGCTCTTCTTCATGGAGGGCTGGGGCGAAGGGGCGCACTTTGACCTCTACAGGCTGCTCAGCCCCAAACAGCCGCTCCTGCGGACCCAGCTCAAGTCCCTGGGCCGGCTACTGTGCTTTGCACAAGCGTTCGTGGGCCTCTCCAAGATCACCACCTGGTACCAGTACGGCTTTGTGCAGCCCCAGGGCCCCAAAGCCAACATCCTTGTCTCTGGCACCGAGATCCGGCAGTTTGCATTCTACATGACCAGGAAGCTGAATGTGAGCCACACAGGCTCCCCCCTCGGGGAGGAGTACATCCTGGTCTTCAGTCGCACGCAAAATAGACTCATCCTGAACGAGGCAGAACTGCTGCTTGCCCTGGCCCAGGAGTTCCAGATGAAGACGGTAAGGGTGACCCTGGAGGATCACAGCTTTGCGGACGTGGTCCGACTGGTCAGCTACGCGTCCATGCTTGTCAGCATGCATGGGGCCCAGCTGGTCACTGCCCTCTTCTTGCCCCGGGGAGCCACTGTCGTGGAGCTCTTCCCCTACGCTGTCAATCCTGACCACTACACCCCCTACAAGACCCTGGCCACACTGCCCGGCATGGACCTCCAGTATGTGGCATGGCGAAACATGATACCGGAGAACACGGTCACACACCCCGAGCGGCCCTGGGACCAGGGGGGCATCACCCACCTCGACCGGGCGGAGCAGGCACGCATCCTGCAAAGCCAGGAAGTCCCCAGGCACCTCTGCTGCCGCAACCCAGAATGGCTGTTCCGAATCTACCAGGACACCAAGGTGGACATCCCATCCCTTGTGCAGAGCATTCGGCAAGTGGTAAAGGGCCGTCCAGGGCAACGGAAGCAGAAGTGGACAGTCGGCCTCTACCCGGGCAAGGTGCGAGAGGCACGATGCCAGGCCTCAGTGCAGGGGGCCTCTGAGGCCCGCCTCAGCGTCTCCTGGCAGATCCCGTGGAATCTCAAGTACCTGAAGGTACGGGAGGTCAAGTATGAGGTGTGGCTGCAGGAGCAGGGTGAGAACACCTATGTGCCTTACATCCTGACCCTGCAGAACCACACCTTCACCGAGAACATCAAGCCCTTCACCACCTATCTGGTGTGGGTCCGCTGCATCTTCAACAAGAACCTCCAAGGACCCTTTGCAGATGTACTGGTGTGCAACACGTAG